The following are encoded together in the Geobacter sulfurreducens PCA genome:
- a CDS encoding LapA family protein, with translation MKSALVLAIALAALMVTFSLQNSQTVQVRFLGWYFEGALVIVLLMSFAIGVLTMYLASLPARFAHRRQLAEYRHQLDTCNRSLDRLRSEAADEKPPQA, from the coding sequence ATGAAATCCGCTCTGGTTCTCGCCATTGCGCTGGCTGCGCTGATGGTCACCTTTTCGCTCCAGAACTCCCAAACCGTCCAGGTTCGCTTTCTCGGCTGGTATTTCGAGGGTGCCCTTGTCATCGTTCTCCTCATGAGTTTCGCCATCGGCGTCCTCACCATGTACCTGGCCTCGCTCCCGGCACGCTTTGCCCACAGGCGGCAACTGGCGGAATACCGACATCAGCTGGACACATGCAACCGCTCACTCGACCGGCTCCGGTCCGAGGCTGCGGACGAGAAGCCTCCTCAGGCGTAG
- a CDS encoding potassium transporter Kup encodes MEKNGTVHTGTVRQSLGLSLAALGVVYGDIGTSPLYAMRECFHGTHPHPATPDNVLGVLSLIVWALILIVSLKYLVFVLRADNRGEGGILALTALLNPWGDENRPPRKVLVFLGLFGAALLYGDGTLTPAISVLSAIEGLKIATPLFHPYIVPITVVILILLFLIQHRGTARVGALFGPVMVLWFTVLALLGIRGIMMAPEVLGALNPLHAVLFFVRDGWSGFQVLGAVFLVVTGGEALYADMGHFGRLPIRLAWFCCVLPALLLNYFGQGALLLSDPSEATEPFYHLAPPWALYPLVLLATLATIIASQAVISGVFSLTRQAIQLRLSPRMRIVQTSSEEIGQIYIPAVNWALMLATITLVAGFGSSSGLAAAYGVAVATTMVITALLVRFVMLERWHWHPLAVAGLTVVFLTVDLAFFGANILKVGAGGWIPLAAGLAVFTVMITWRRGRELVTTHLLAQATPLPSFLEELAAKPPQRVPGTAVFMSGRLFPAPPTLIHHLEHNKVLHEQVVILTVLTEDIPRVSASERIELKRLGQGFYRLIVRYGFMQSPNVPVILRECEPLGLVTDPETTTFYLGRETLIPTEKVSGMPHWREKLFAFMSRNSLQATAFYNLPPDRVVELGQQVEI; translated from the coding sequence ATGGAAAAGAACGGCACGGTACATACCGGCACTGTTCGTCAGTCACTGGGACTGAGCCTGGCCGCCCTGGGGGTCGTCTATGGCGACATCGGCACGAGCCCCCTCTATGCCATGCGCGAGTGCTTTCACGGCACACACCCCCACCCCGCCACCCCCGACAACGTCCTGGGCGTTCTTTCGCTGATCGTCTGGGCCTTGATTCTCATCGTCTCCCTCAAGTACCTGGTGTTTGTCCTCAGGGCCGACAACCGGGGTGAAGGGGGCATCCTGGCCCTGACGGCGCTGCTCAACCCCTGGGGGGATGAAAACCGGCCGCCGCGCAAGGTCCTGGTGTTTCTCGGACTCTTCGGCGCGGCCCTGCTCTACGGGGATGGAACGCTCACCCCGGCCATATCGGTCCTGAGCGCCATCGAAGGGCTCAAGATCGCGACCCCCCTGTTTCACCCCTACATAGTTCCCATCACCGTCGTCATCCTGATCCTGCTCTTCCTCATCCAGCACCGGGGCACGGCCCGCGTGGGCGCGCTCTTCGGCCCGGTCATGGTTCTCTGGTTCACGGTGCTCGCCCTGCTCGGGATCAGGGGAATCATGATGGCCCCGGAGGTGCTCGGCGCCCTGAATCCGCTCCATGCCGTCCTCTTTTTCGTCCGGGACGGGTGGAGCGGCTTTCAGGTTCTCGGCGCAGTATTCCTGGTGGTGACCGGAGGAGAAGCCCTGTACGCGGACATGGGACATTTCGGCCGGCTCCCCATCCGGTTGGCCTGGTTCTGCTGCGTTCTGCCGGCGCTGCTGCTCAACTACTTCGGGCAGGGGGCGTTGCTGCTGAGCGATCCGTCGGAGGCAACGGAACCCTTTTACCACCTGGCTCCCCCTTGGGCGCTCTACCCTCTGGTCCTTCTTGCCACCCTGGCCACCATCATTGCGTCCCAGGCCGTGATCTCCGGCGTCTTTTCCCTCACCCGGCAGGCCATCCAGCTGAGATTGAGTCCCAGGATGAGGATCGTCCAGACCTCATCCGAGGAGATCGGGCAGATTTACATCCCGGCCGTCAACTGGGCCCTGATGCTCGCCACCATCACGCTCGTTGCCGGCTTCGGCAGTTCGAGCGGCCTGGCGGCGGCATACGGCGTGGCGGTCGCAACCACCATGGTCATTACCGCCCTGCTCGTTCGCTTTGTCATGCTGGAACGCTGGCACTGGCATCCCCTGGCCGTTGCCGGGCTCACGGTAGTCTTTCTCACTGTCGACCTGGCCTTCTTCGGCGCCAACATCCTCAAGGTGGGCGCCGGGGGATGGATTCCGCTGGCCGCCGGGCTGGCGGTTTTCACCGTCATGATCACCTGGCGCAGGGGACGGGAGCTCGTCACCACTCATCTGCTGGCCCAGGCGACGCCCCTTCCCTCCTTTCTTGAGGAGCTCGCCGCAAAGCCTCCTCAACGAGTTCCCGGCACTGCCGTTTTCATGTCGGGAAGGCTCTTTCCCGCCCCTCCGACGCTCATTCATCACCTGGAACACAACAAGGTCCTCCACGAGCAGGTGGTGATCCTCACCGTCCTGACCGAGGACATCCCCCGGGTATCCGCCTCCGAGCGGATCGAGCTGAAACGCCTGGGGCAGGGATTTTACCGGCTCATCGTGCGCTACGGCTTCATGCAGAGCCCCAACGTGCCGGTCATCCTGCGGGAGTGCGAGCCGCTGGGGCTCGTTACCGATCCCGAGACAACCACCTTTTATCTGGGCCGCGAAACCCTTATCCCCACGGAAAAAGTCAGCGGAATGCCCCATTGGCGGGAAAAGCTCTTCGCCTTCATGTCCCGCAACTCTCTTCAAGCCACGGCATTTTACAATCTCCCGCCCGACCGTGTGGTCGAACTGGGGCAGCAGGTGGAAATTTGA
- a CDS encoding plasma-membrane proton-efflux P-type ATPase: MATAHADYGKLSVEETLEALGTSRERGLPQEEIAARLKEYGPNEIPKKEESLFQRISRRFWGPIPWMIEAAALLSALLRKWDDFTIIAVLLLTNAALDFWQESKALNALKVLKNKLAKQALVLRDGKFTSLDARNLVPGDIIKVKIGDMIPADIKLIDGEFLQADQSALTGESLPVAKKAGDIAYSNSIVKQGEMIGVVTATALGTFFGRTVALVAKAQKEEKSHFQKAVVHIGNYLILITLFLAAIILITAMFRHENMLEILRFTLVLTVAAIPVALPAVLTVTMTVGAMNLARKQAIVSRLVAIEELAGVDVLCSDKTGTLTQNRMTVSEPKAFAGHTVEELMRAAAFASKEENSDPIEIPIFEYLRKTGGLDDMPAYRHLKFTPFDPVSKRTEATVQLADTTLLVTKGAPQVILELCGERVDRQAILDAVEELAEKGYRTLGVASKRPEDGMFDFLGLIPLFDPPREDSKSTIEEAVKLGLQVKMITGDNLAIAKQIAAVLGIGTTIFDARDLRGASTRELVQLGAIVARAVYLKMSDGITEEEAQHFARGVVKELEREFERIELPEGYVKRHESEIIGVIESASGFAQVFPEDKYLIVEKLQKSDHIVGMTGDGVNDAPALKKADAGIAVSGATDAARAAADLVLLAPGLSVIVDAVKGARVTFERMKGYSIFRVAETIRVILFMTASIVVFNFYPVTAIMIIILAFLNDIPILTIAYDNTKVDNRPVRWNMTEVLTLATVLGVSGVISSFGIFYLAEEYMHLSPAVVQSFIFLKLVVAGHSTIYVTRTEKHFWQKPFPSPLLFSATTLTEILGTLFAVYGVFLASIGWGNALLVWGYALAWFVLNDFIKVWTYRYLRRDANSV, translated from the coding sequence ATGGCAACTGCACACGCGGACTACGGAAAACTGTCGGTCGAGGAAACGCTGGAGGCTCTGGGGACCAGCAGAGAGCGCGGGCTGCCCCAGGAGGAGATCGCGGCGCGGCTGAAGGAATACGGCCCCAACGAAATCCCGAAAAAGGAAGAGTCGCTGTTTCAGCGAATCTCAAGGCGCTTCTGGGGGCCCATTCCGTGGATGATCGAAGCGGCGGCGCTGCTCTCCGCCCTGCTCCGGAAGTGGGACGATTTCACGATCATAGCGGTTCTCCTGCTTACCAACGCAGCCCTTGACTTCTGGCAGGAATCCAAGGCACTGAACGCCCTCAAGGTATTGAAAAACAAGCTCGCAAAACAAGCCCTGGTTCTGCGCGACGGGAAGTTCACGTCGCTGGACGCCAGGAACCTGGTCCCCGGCGATATCATCAAGGTAAAGATCGGGGACATGATCCCGGCCGATATCAAACTCATTGACGGCGAATTCCTGCAGGCCGACCAATCGGCCCTGACGGGAGAATCCCTGCCGGTTGCCAAAAAGGCGGGGGATATCGCCTACTCAAACTCCATCGTCAAACAGGGAGAAATGATTGGCGTGGTTACCGCGACGGCGCTTGGAACCTTCTTCGGCAGGACGGTCGCGCTGGTGGCCAAGGCCCAAAAGGAGGAAAAGAGTCACTTCCAGAAGGCAGTGGTCCATATCGGCAATTACCTGATCCTCATCACCCTGTTCCTGGCGGCGATCATCCTGATCACGGCCATGTTCAGGCACGAGAACATGCTCGAAATCCTGAGGTTCACCCTGGTGCTCACGGTTGCGGCAATCCCGGTTGCCCTGCCGGCAGTGCTGACCGTGACCATGACGGTCGGGGCCATGAACCTGGCCAGGAAGCAGGCCATCGTAAGCCGGCTGGTCGCCATAGAAGAACTGGCCGGAGTCGATGTCCTCTGCTCTGACAAGACGGGAACGCTGACCCAGAACCGGATGACCGTCTCCGAACCGAAGGCGTTTGCCGGACATACGGTCGAAGAACTGATGCGCGCGGCTGCCTTTGCCTCGAAGGAGGAAAACAGCGATCCGATCGAGATTCCCATCTTCGAGTATCTGCGGAAAACGGGAGGGCTCGACGATATGCCCGCCTATCGCCACCTAAAGTTCACCCCCTTTGACCCTGTGAGCAAGAGGACCGAAGCAACGGTTCAGCTCGCGGACACAACGCTTCTCGTCACCAAAGGGGCGCCCCAGGTGATCCTGGAGCTCTGCGGAGAGCGGGTCGACCGGCAGGCAATCCTGGACGCGGTCGAAGAGCTGGCCGAGAAGGGCTACCGGACGCTCGGCGTCGCGTCGAAACGCCCGGAAGACGGAATGTTCGACTTCCTCGGCCTGATTCCCCTCTTCGATCCCCCTCGTGAGGACTCGAAGTCCACCATTGAAGAAGCCGTGAAACTCGGGCTGCAGGTCAAGATGATCACGGGGGACAACCTGGCCATAGCAAAACAGATTGCCGCCGTCCTGGGAATCGGCACCACGATCTTCGACGCCCGGGACCTGAGGGGCGCCAGTACCCGCGAACTTGTCCAGCTGGGAGCAATCGTCGCCAGGGCCGTTTATCTGAAGATGTCGGACGGGATAACCGAAGAGGAGGCGCAGCACTTTGCCAGGGGAGTCGTGAAGGAACTGGAGCGGGAGTTCGAGCGGATCGAGCTCCCGGAAGGATACGTTAAACGGCACGAATCGGAAATCATCGGGGTCATTGAAAGCGCCTCCGGGTTTGCCCAGGTATTCCCCGAAGACAAGTACCTCATAGTCGAAAAACTCCAGAAATCCGACCATATCGTCGGCATGACCGGTGACGGGGTGAACGATGCGCCGGCGCTAAAGAAGGCGGATGCCGGCATCGCGGTTTCCGGGGCGACGGACGCCGCCAGGGCGGCGGCCGACCTCGTTCTGCTGGCTCCGGGGCTCTCCGTGATCGTGGATGCGGTCAAGGGGGCACGGGTGACATTCGAGCGGATGAAGGGCTACAGCATCTTCCGGGTTGCTGAAACGATCAGGGTCATCCTGTTCATGACCGCCTCCATTGTCGTCTTCAACTTTTACCCGGTCACCGCCATCATGATCATCATCCTGGCATTCCTCAACGACATCCCTATCCTGACCATCGCCTACGACAACACGAAAGTGGATAACAGGCCGGTGCGCTGGAACATGACCGAGGTCCTCACGCTGGCCACGGTTCTCGGGGTTTCCGGGGTCATCTCGAGTTTCGGGATTTTCTACCTCGCCGAGGAATACATGCACCTCTCGCCGGCGGTGGTTCAGAGCTTCATCTTCCTGAAGCTCGTCGTCGCCGGCCATTCGACGATCTATGTAACCAGAACTGAAAAGCATTTCTGGCAGAAGCCCTTCCCCTCGCCCCTGCTCTTTTCCGCAACGACTCTGACCGAAATCCTTGGGACGCTCTTTGCGGTCTACGGGGTCTTTCTGGCGTCGATCGGCTGGGGAAATGCCCTGCTGGTCTGGGGATACGCCCTGGCCTGGTTTGTCCTGAACGATTTCATCAAAGTCTGGACCTACAGGTACCTGCGGCGCGATGCAAACTCGGTCTAG
- a CDS encoding solute symporter family protein translates to MRKWIAGITLALSLGSFAFAEEPAKAPAAPGAPAAATAPAATAPAPAATAPAATDAAKMATPASAEPKKIKANPMVTIPIFLIIIGVTMAVVVWSAKRTKSAADFYTAGGGITGTQNGWAIAGDYMSAASFLGISGIISLYGYDGFMYSVGWLVAYITVLLIVAEPCRNAGKYTLGDILSFRTEPKPVRAVAALSTVTVSTFYLTAQMVGAGKLMQLLIGIPYKFAIIGVGILMVGYVVFGGMTATTWVQIIKAGLLMSGAFLLSILVGLKSGMSPFQFFTDIATSPNIIEHVQKVVLKDPVAVAGFDYGQRFLEPGLFLKQPLDQISLGMALVLGTAGMPHILMRFFTVPTAQAARKSVIVAMFIIGSFYILTTLLGFGAAIHVTPQAISKVGKGGNMAAMMLAQQLGGDISPFIGDLLLAFLCAVAFATILAVVSGLVLAASAAIAHDIYVNVIKDGHADQHEQVMAARITSLCVGAAGIVIGIAAENQNVAHLVALAFAVASSGNLPVVVMSLFWRKFNTAGVISGLVVGTVAAIALVMISPNMTYPKKVAADAQKVVTVLEKKQADGAVLTEKEMKDLDKAKADYEKNKDGKSMLGLDAPLFPLKNPGIISIPLGFLAAIIGCLAFPSRRSEEMFDEIYVRQNTGIGMAKAVDH, encoded by the coding sequence ATGAGAAAATGGATTGCCGGCATCACCCTGGCCCTCTCCCTGGGCTCGTTCGCCTTCGCTGAAGAGCCTGCCAAGGCTCCGGCCGCCCCCGGCGCCCCGGCGGCCGCGACAGCGCCGGCCGCCACCGCCCCGGCTCCGGCGGCAACCGCTCCCGCCGCCACCGACGCCGCCAAAATGGCCACCCCGGCCTCGGCCGAGCCCAAGAAGATCAAGGCCAACCCGATGGTCACCATCCCCATCTTCCTGATCATCATCGGTGTTACCATGGCCGTTGTCGTCTGGTCGGCCAAGAGGACCAAGTCGGCCGCCGACTTCTATACCGCCGGCGGCGGCATCACCGGCACCCAGAACGGCTGGGCCATTGCGGGCGACTACATGTCCGCGGCCTCCTTCCTGGGGATTTCCGGGATCATCTCCCTCTACGGCTACGACGGGTTCATGTACTCGGTAGGCTGGCTCGTGGCCTACATCACGGTGCTCCTGATCGTGGCAGAGCCCTGCCGCAACGCGGGCAAGTACACCCTGGGCGACATCCTCTCCTTCCGCACCGAGCCCAAACCGGTCCGGGCAGTTGCGGCTCTTTCGACCGTGACGGTCTCCACCTTCTACCTGACCGCGCAGATGGTCGGCGCCGGCAAGCTGATGCAGTTGCTGATCGGGATTCCCTACAAGTTCGCCATCATCGGCGTCGGTATCCTCATGGTCGGCTACGTCGTGTTCGGCGGCATGACCGCCACCACCTGGGTCCAGATCATCAAGGCCGGCCTCCTCATGTCCGGCGCATTCCTGCTCTCGATCCTAGTCGGCCTCAAGTCGGGCATGAGCCCGTTCCAGTTCTTCACCGACATTGCCACCAGCCCCAACATCATCGAGCACGTCCAGAAGGTGGTTCTCAAGGACCCCGTCGCCGTGGCGGGCTTCGATTACGGGCAGCGCTTCCTCGAGCCAGGCCTCTTCCTGAAGCAGCCCCTCGACCAGATCTCCCTCGGCATGGCCCTGGTGCTCGGCACCGCCGGCATGCCCCACATCCTGATGCGCTTCTTCACCGTGCCCACGGCCCAGGCCGCCCGCAAATCCGTTATCGTGGCCATGTTCATCATCGGCTCCTTCTACATCCTGACCACGCTTCTCGGCTTCGGCGCCGCCATCCACGTGACTCCGCAAGCCATTTCCAAGGTCGGTAAAGGCGGCAACATGGCTGCCATGATGCTGGCCCAGCAACTGGGCGGCGACATCTCCCCGTTCATCGGCGACCTGCTTCTGGCGTTCCTGTGCGCCGTTGCCTTCGCCACCATCCTGGCCGTGGTGTCGGGTCTGGTTCTGGCCGCTTCCGCCGCCATCGCCCACGACATCTACGTGAACGTCATCAAGGACGGCCACGCCGACCAGCACGAGCAGGTCATGGCCGCCCGGATCACCTCCCTCTGCGTCGGCGCCGCCGGCATTGTCATCGGCATCGCGGCCGAGAATCAGAACGTTGCCCACCTGGTGGCCCTGGCCTTCGCCGTTGCCTCCTCGGGCAACCTGCCGGTCGTCGTCATGTCCCTCTTCTGGCGCAAGTTCAACACCGCCGGCGTCATCTCGGGTCTGGTGGTCGGCACCGTGGCTGCCATCGCCCTGGTGATGATCTCCCCCAACATGACCTATCCGAAGAAGGTTGCCGCCGACGCCCAGAAGGTGGTTACGGTTCTGGAGAAGAAGCAGGCCGACGGCGCGGTCCTCACCGAGAAGGAGATGAAGGACCTCGACAAGGCCAAGGCCGACTACGAGAAGAACAAGGACGGCAAGTCCATGCTCGGCCTGGACGCACCGCTCTTCCCGCTCAAGAACCCGGGCATCATCTCGATCCCGCTGGGCTTCCTCGCCGCGATCATCGGTTGCCTGGCCTTCCCGAGCCGGCGTTCCGAGGAAATGTTCGACGAGATCTACGTCCGCCAGAATACCGGCATCGGCATGGCCAAAGCCGTCGACCACTAG
- a CDS encoding DUF485 domain-containing protein, translating to MAEKQYDWAAIARNPKFVELHRKKTTFLVGWWVFSTVFYFLLPIGAAYAPGLFKIKILGRINIGYLFALSQFFVSWGIAMYYAHVANKDFDRLTRELVDELK from the coding sequence ATGGCTGAAAAGCAATACGATTGGGCGGCCATCGCCCGCAATCCGAAATTCGTGGAACTCCACCGGAAGAAGACCACATTCCTGGTCGGCTGGTGGGTGTTCTCGACCGTTTTCTACTTCCTCCTCCCCATCGGCGCGGCCTATGCGCCGGGACTCTTCAAGATCAAGATCCTGGGTCGGATCAATATCGGCTACCTGTTCGCCCTCTCCCAGTTCTTCGTCTCCTGGGGGATCGCCATGTACTACGCCCACGTGGCCAACAAAGACTTCGACCGGCTCACCCGCGAGCTGGTGGATGAGCTCAAATAG
- a CDS encoding IclR family transcriptional regulator: MRHDKFAGPAYTIQIVSNALDMLELLAMRPANPSLGRLAGSLNLTRNKAYRLLSTLCERGLVEQDPETGTYAIGVAALELAQRLIRQAPVVNHAHPIMEELARKHDEAVYMTVLRGDDVVFLDMVDCERQVKATPLIGRRFPYFTNAAGKAIKALEGADPLNLLKKRGRKNNSLDVGSLLSELHEIRHKGVAVDCGGLGDGIVSVAVAVRDYAGKVVGAITMLVPSFRAVADRLESEIIPSLQEGADLLSMKLGHGPC, encoded by the coding sequence ATGCGACACGACAAATTCGCAGGACCTGCCTACACGATACAGATTGTCAGCAATGCGCTCGACATGCTTGAACTGCTGGCCATGCGGCCGGCTAATCCGTCGCTTGGAAGGCTCGCCGGATCGCTCAACCTGACCAGAAACAAGGCATATCGGCTTCTTTCTACCCTGTGCGAACGTGGCCTTGTGGAGCAGGACCCGGAAACCGGCACCTATGCGATTGGCGTTGCGGCGTTGGAACTGGCCCAGAGGCTCATTCGCCAGGCCCCTGTCGTGAACCATGCCCATCCGATCATGGAGGAACTGGCGAGAAAGCATGACGAAGCCGTCTATATGACCGTTCTGCGGGGCGATGACGTTGTGTTTCTCGACATGGTCGACTGTGAGCGTCAAGTGAAGGCCACGCCTCTCATCGGCAGGCGTTTCCCCTATTTCACGAACGCGGCCGGCAAAGCCATCAAGGCTCTTGAGGGCGCCGACCCGTTGAATCTTTTAAAGAAGCGCGGCAGGAAAAACAATTCGCTTGATGTGGGATCGTTGCTGAGTGAACTGCACGAGATCCGACACAAGGGCGTGGCCGTCGACTGCGGTGGGCTCGGGGACGGGATCGTGAGCGTTGCCGTGGCAGTGCGGGACTATGCCGGGAAAGTGGTCGGAGCGATCACGATGCTCGTGCCATCGTTCAGGGCTGTGGCCGACCGGCTGGAGAGCGAGATTATCCCCTCTCTGCAGGAAGGGGCCGACCTGCTCTCGATGAAGCTGGGGCACGGACCATGCTGA
- a CDS encoding mechanosensitive ion channel family protein codes for MTILSDIQSILKAAGILSSSLVVGLVLDKVVLRRLKVLASRTPWEGDEIVVDSLRGLLLYSALLTGLYGVATQVPMTVGLQRLAGNIFLVTIILVATLFFMRLAAGFVTHYAKKAVLPSISIFSNLAKVSVFSIGILIILQSLGISIAPILTALGVGGLAVALALQDTLSNIFAGLHIIATRQIRQGDYIRLASGEEGYVNDITWRNTTVQTLPNNMVIIPNSKLAGAIVTNYNLPDREMAVLVQVGVSYASDLDHVERVTIEVASELLHEVQGGASGFDPFIRYHTFADFSINFTVILRGKEYVDQHLLKHEFVKRLHRRYAREKIEIPFPIRTLHIKQEAPAQEGD; via the coding sequence ATGACTATCCTTTCCGACATACAGAGTATTCTAAAGGCGGCGGGAATCCTTTCGTCCAGCCTCGTGGTCGGGCTCGTACTCGACAAGGTAGTGCTGCGGCGGCTGAAAGTCCTCGCAAGCCGCACGCCGTGGGAGGGAGACGAGATCGTCGTCGACTCCCTGCGGGGGCTGTTGTTGTACTCTGCCCTCTTGACAGGACTGTACGGCGTTGCGACGCAGGTTCCGATGACCGTAGGGCTGCAGAGACTGGCGGGGAATATATTCCTCGTAACCATTATCCTTGTCGCTACTCTCTTCTTCATGAGGCTGGCTGCCGGCTTTGTCACCCACTACGCGAAAAAGGCGGTACTGCCCTCCATTTCCATTTTCAGCAACCTTGCGAAAGTCTCCGTCTTTTCCATCGGCATCCTGATCATCCTCCAGTCTCTCGGAATCTCAATAGCTCCGATTCTCACCGCCCTCGGCGTCGGGGGCCTCGCCGTTGCGCTCGCCCTCCAGGACACCCTGTCCAACATCTTTGCGGGGCTTCACATCATCGCGACCCGCCAGATCCGCCAGGGCGACTACATCCGACTCGCCAGCGGAGAAGAGGGGTATGTGAACGACATAACCTGGCGCAACACCACCGTTCAGACCCTGCCCAACAATATGGTCATCATCCCGAACTCAAAGCTGGCCGGCGCCATCGTTACGAACTACAACCTGCCTGACCGGGAAATGGCGGTGCTCGTTCAGGTGGGAGTCAGTTACGCAAGCGACCTGGATCATGTGGAGCGGGTAACCATAGAGGTGGCCAGCGAACTGCTGCACGAGGTCCAGGGCGGAGCCAGCGGCTTTGACCCGTTCATCCGCTATCACACCTTTGCCGACTTCAGCATCAATTTCACCGTGATCCTGCGGGGCAAGGAATACGTGGACCAGCATCTCCTCAAGCATGAGTTCGTGAAACGCCTCCATCGGCGTTATGCCAGGGAGAAAATCGAAATACCATTTCCGATCCGGACCCTCCACATCAAGCAGGAGGCGCCGGCACAGGAAGGGGACTGA
- the treZ gene encoding malto-oligosyltrehalose trehalohydrolase, which translates to MTPWCLDIGATPVTGGVHFRVWSPLADSVEVIRCARGEEASCPLSRVGEYFQGTIPGMGPGDCYWYLLDGTLRRPDPASRCQPGGVHGPSQVVAPDSFAWADGQWRGVALEELITYELHVGTFTPEGTFGAAVERLDYLQELGITALELMPVAEFPGSRNWGYDGVFPFAPHHAYGGPDGLKSLVDACHRRGLAVILDVVYNHLGPEGNYLHAFAPYFTDHYRTPWGDAVNFDGPGSDGVRHYVIGNALHWISEYHLDGLRLDAIHGIYDFSAGHILRDITRAVDSLARHLGRTVHVIAESDLNDVRTIAPPESGGHGVHTQWCDDFHHSLVTLLTGERNGYYADFGLFSHLEKAFREGFVYSGEYSRHRRRRHGSPSGDQPPRRMVVFSQNHDQIGNRALGDRPSTRLSPEQLKLAAGAVILSPYLPLIFMGEEYGETAPFPYFTSHGDPALVEAVRRGRREEFAAFGWEAEVPDPQDEATFRSALIDPELRSVGWHQQVFSFYREVIRLRRQLPSFRRPEREEIQVTGLEADRVVVVRLCRGQAELVVLFALAETSCRVRLPFRHGRYRKLLDSAEPRWGGPGALAPEALDGGDEGIGITLAPFSVVLYGRDRDDRRRNGGPMPTEEG; encoded by the coding sequence ATGACGCCGTGGTGCCTGGATATCGGAGCGACGCCCGTCACCGGAGGAGTTCACTTCAGGGTTTGGAGCCCCCTGGCCGATTCCGTCGAGGTCATCCGCTGTGCCCGGGGCGAAGAAGCCTCGTGCCCTCTTTCCCGGGTCGGCGAATACTTTCAGGGGACCATACCGGGCATGGGTCCGGGCGACTGTTACTGGTACCTGCTGGATGGCACCCTTCGCCGGCCAGACCCGGCATCCCGCTGCCAACCCGGGGGAGTTCACGGCCCCTCCCAGGTCGTGGCGCCGGACAGCTTCGCCTGGGCCGATGGCCAGTGGCGGGGAGTGGCGCTGGAGGAACTCATCACCTACGAACTGCACGTGGGGACCTTTACGCCCGAGGGGACCTTCGGTGCGGCCGTGGAGCGGCTGGATTATTTGCAGGAACTGGGAATCACCGCCCTGGAGCTGATGCCGGTGGCCGAGTTTCCGGGCAGCCGCAACTGGGGGTACGACGGAGTATTCCCCTTTGCCCCCCACCACGCGTATGGCGGCCCCGACGGTCTCAAGTCGCTGGTGGATGCGTGCCACCGGCGGGGGCTGGCCGTGATCCTGGACGTGGTTTACAACCACCTGGGCCCCGAGGGCAACTATCTTCACGCCTTTGCCCCCTACTTCACCGATCACTACCGGACCCCCTGGGGGGATGCCGTCAATTTCGACGGACCCGGCAGCGACGGGGTGCGCCACTACGTGATCGGCAACGCACTCCACTGGATAAGCGAATACCATCTGGACGGCCTGAGGCTCGACGCCATCCACGGCATCTATGACTTCAGCGCCGGCCACATCCTGCGGGACATTACCCGGGCGGTCGACTCCCTGGCACGGCACCTGGGGCGGACGGTCCACGTGATCGCCGAGAGCGACCTGAACGATGTGCGGACCATCGCGCCGCCGGAGTCAGGCGGGCACGGCGTCCACACCCAGTGGTGCGACGATTTCCACCACTCCCTGGTGACCCTCCTGACCGGCGAGCGGAATGGTTACTACGCCGATTTCGGCCTGTTCAGCCACCTGGAGAAGGCGTTCCGCGAGGGGTTCGTCTACTCCGGAGAATACTCGCGCCACCGCAGACGCCGCCACGGCAGCCCATCAGGGGATCAGCCCCCGCGCCGGATGGTGGTCTTTTCCCAAAACCACGACCAGATCGGTAACCGGGCCCTGGGGGACCGGCCATCGACCCGCCTCTCCCCGGAGCAGCTCAAGCTGGCCGCCGGCGCAGTCATACTCTCCCCCTACCTGCCGCTCATCTTCATGGGAGAGGAGTACGGCGAGACTGCCCCGTTCCCCTACTTCACGAGCCATGGCGATCCGGCGCTGGTTGAGGCGGTGCGCCGGGGACGGCGCGAAGAATTCGCCGCCTTCGGCTGGGAGGCGGAAGTCCCCGACCCCCAGGACGAAGCGACATTCCGCTCCGCCCTGATCGATCCGGAACTTCGCTCCGTCGGCTGGCACCAGCAGGTATTCTCCTTCTACCGGGAAGTGATCCGGCTCCGGCGGCAACTGCCCAGCTTCCGCCGCCCCGAGCGGGAGGAAATCCAGGTGACCGGCCTGGAAGCGGACAGGGTCGTGGTCGTCCGGCTCTGCCGGGGCCAGGCCGAACTCGTGGTCCTCTTTGCCCTGGCCGAAACATCCTGCCGCGTTCGACTACCCTTCCGCCACGGACGTTACCGCAAACTCTTGGACTCGGCCGAACCGCGCTGGGGCGGACCGGGGGCACTGGCGCCCGAAGCCCTCGACGGAGGGGATGAAGGGATCGGGATCACCCTCGCGCCGTTCAGCGTCGTTCTGTATGGCAGGGACCGAGACGACCGTCGCCGGAACGGCGGCCCGATGCCGACTGAAGAAGGGTGA